One Megalopta genalis isolate 19385.01 chromosome 5, iyMegGena1_principal, whole genome shotgun sequence DNA window includes the following coding sequences:
- the bchs gene encoding WD repeat and FYVE domain containing 3 bchs isoform X1 — MDNQILSMNIMRKLRGATSVGGMSSSSTSGLDDCVGTTNPQHTALGLMHLKKLFSEYTHPAHPLSDAERDDKLYNMLPLFCKVFGSSPAGDMSEKFWDILAFTQQVSRLMVSEIRTRASNQSTETASCAIVKFLEIENSEESSNGWMLLSALNLLAAGDTSLIQAMTTASVPSTLVKCLYLFFDLPEMIDDEADLTDANSEFTPKQRRILLQKIFVQLLVRLCSHPYPAEELARKDDLTLLFSAITSWCPHYNVMWRKSAAEVLMTLSRHGLTQNVVSYIHKKGCIAHCVDNMQRVPELAPLEVVEMFVTVFCFLKDSSEVSQTLLDDFRACQGYIFLSEFLLKHAPSRLEQDSRAEAQDAIRNLVLMLASLTMCGHTELKPSQASMGSLFQMLGFTLPQPSNRGGSVRNIQAFQVLQSVFVKSNSSLLCCTILDAISSVYHSDNANYFILEGQNTLSQFAEKIHLKNREIQEKFFQLLEFIVFQLNFVPCKELISLSILLKTNNSTSCSILCMETLLNILRHNSIFKDVYREVGMLEVFVTCLHRYATLLKDKQAAYNQGSEYKICPEDERLGALVMEALTTLLAANVQNANVFRECGGARCAHNLVPYMDCRYQALGIVRELILSAGGDDDMATLLGVMHSAPSNALILKTHILKSLLACLRESHRTRTVFRKVGGFVYVMSVLVSLEAQLGTQRVEGTEPCNDIIKRTPQEEAQLLTLLHVVFHTISTAMRFEPANAKFFHHEICQSSLCDTLRLLGCFSTQTKLMEIDLIPTTNYHNMLLTLFTGSVLEPVFPDPMPKTLAYACLLLRLLYDVALDSFDKPNLAGLGMRSPSHKQNSVEQQKSFDSPGSGKRSVLNSLNLNPPTPEPIVVHPGIVVGMLHLLPSISEASNTQMALALQLYVAEIIKSLVRSERNQQIMCDAGMAGELLSVGRIALQDETHPLHQPLQYIIERLAAQSLEPRDLREFLRLGDPLCCNSLDEIEPNKPRGGPVPLTRIKTLVSMTTPKDFRAHGSCTLPPFVELDMSAEGFACLYLPSVAPQSTTPPTVVAADSSVLGGIGSGDRLFPPQTGLTYSTWICVDKFSDPRTDPHCVRLLTLVRIPQSARDLICLTAVLSARDKAIIVSTQETPMSQNVGEWEPEGTGECGARVWCPDLLHEGQWHHIAIVLNRAVLKNSSFSLYLDGQHIHSQKLHYITQVPGGGVANLTVASPVYGYIGTPPCWRRYSRLAWKQGPCHLVEEVFNSQSIATLFKLGPHYMGSLQSPQLSAQEPLTPLVAEEKVVFGLNAKAMSQLTLAKIRKVYSRADNKSIAKQLGMSSHENATPIRVLHNSSGHLSGPARALGGVVVGYLGVRVFSPRPVATMIDNVGGCSVLLGLIAMAQDVESLYAAVKALVCVVRSNQAAQQEMDRRRGYQTLAMLLRRKCPLLNSHILHLTFSLVGTVDSGRETSAIPNVTAFQDLLCDLQVWHEAPGELLRSLLEHLYELIAESSEKRTNLRLMRDLQLVHKLLHILSDVKQSTTRQILLALLSILLSQPRQADLLWFGQFIVATLPQSSEKHLILRESEGNKEGEGEHILLRNRCLQLLHSLLFNGPKVNVNMCEELSKVLGLDWILLFLQSGLHSTTVIWGLRILVAVCSVQPILQKFKEGTSNGGWLRHTDHNKMALALGCHQQMSGGETKPSSLHVPGFQHLGWLLPQHVDLVPELYFLFIALMMGQPVKLLPTDSKVILKLDLDNVWNFLFGVPANHTLSSFASRINLCPEAVVTLLAMVRTMLNNYSINPESLPDWLSDYPVTIIQFLFFLYHNFTDFMQVFMSAEVLGALAGALFPKPTSSSQDSSGASTPADEQEPVLVRSPSKDVGLTNHPAKKFVMDFLRVIVVDSLSLPVTAKSPPAIDLVLEAWPEHASTGQQTRYQTEVLSILMEHLLAADVLIGEQAALPVVPGGSVNNITNNVCYVAARIVDKLWQGALTKDPHEVFDFIVKLIGQAKRRPGAVNMEGLHHCLNRTILFLLSRSTDSIADQMAVLEALHKLTTHRLLVFGAGNHELEFIGCLTYCLLQLTADVKIMLDTNFKTTWHLNPQVEASDDRLTSHQGHNLMAVAAMRVWEELYVCKKPAIEEVFKITLPAPVGHERVPELSLVRDQLNEAATRLWMNYVVMERKASYRVPWELHNQIQSKIQKVTGGLTRLASRTKVRKEESVRVRLRLHQNTVAQWTEQHVALVRELAAAKRLQYIQTNQHTQRYVYQEWLQTETELTRERGLWGPPTATRLDKWMLDMTEGPCRMRKKMMKNELFYIHYPYRPELEHPDNKQLKYKVATSTDSKEYYLKQLGNSSGMFERERDPVIDDTPLNVNEASTESEPPMVPCTLERHASEPDEVTEDNEQEEENNQTVPDNQTLIRLLEEHEKISHMFRCARIQGLDTTEGLLLFGKEHFYVIDGFTLLKSREIRDIESLPEAYEPILPSPGSPRRSRAMRQCSKFNYEDIREVHKRRYLLQPMALEVFSGDGRNYLLAFPLKVRNKVYQRFMTFATAIADSAQQSVAGQRRTANVEQATGLLSNLIGETSVTQRWVRGEISNFQYLMHLNTLAGRSYNDLMQYPIFPWILADYDSEELDLTDPVTFRDFGKPMGAQSPERLLQFKKRYKEWDDPHGETPPYHYGTHYSSAMIVCSYLVRMEPFTQHFLRLQGGHFDLADRMFNSIKEAWLSASKHNMADVKELIPEFFYLPEFLVNSNHFDLGSKQSGVQLGDIVLPPWAKQDPREFIRVHRLALECDYVSQHLHQWIDLIFGCKQNGPAAVEAVNVFHHLFYEGNVDIYNIDDPLKKNATIGFINNFGQIPKQLFKKPHPAKKMTQRTSVIDPGPITPGLSITTSDKLFFHNLDNLKPSLQPIKELKGPVGQILHVDKAVLAVEQNKTLIPPSYNKYVAWGFADHSLRIGNYDSDKAMFVCEAMMQSSGEIVACVCPSSKLIVTAGTSSVVTVWEYTKRQLSIKQCLYGHTDAVTCLSSSPAYNVIVSGSRDGTAIIWDLSRCLFVRQLRGHAGPVAAVAINELTGDIATCAATWLHVWSINGEELASVNTCVGRADRMQQILCVAFSQTHEWDSQNVIMTGSTDGVARMWSMDYVQVPAEEDKPEEVTATKEKNTKSSKAENQSESTKKRVHELVKQMSISQEGSGMLAKSGSESSLSEAETSKEALRLHEEKEECSDNESSNGSSNKPSPQNNSTHTVVLRRKSRGNPMFRKSEGGGRADSEGTQTSELSSTTGGDSEGALRASKSDTSLTDSFVMVTEADTKPKRINPQNVLRDGFKWQRQLVFRSKLTMHTAYDRKDNAEPASITALAVSRDHRTVYVGDTRGRVFSWSVCEQPGRTVADHWLKDEGADSCVGCGVRFNLYERRHHCRNCGQVFCSKCSRFESKISRLGILKPVRVCQGCYSSLRSQLSAESST; from the exons ATGGATAAT CAAATTCTAAGTATGAACATAATGCGTAAATTACGGGGGGCTACCAGTGTTGGAGGCATGAGTTCCAGCAGTACAAGTGGTTTAGACGACTGTGTGGGGACCACAAATCCCCAGCACACTGCTCTAGGTCTCATGCATCTTAAGAAACTTTTTTCCGAGTATACCCATCCTGCACATCCCCTCTCAGATGCTGAACGTGATGACAAGCTGTACAATATGTTGCCATTATTTTGCAAA GTATTTGGATCTAGTCCTGCAGGAGACATGAGTGAGAAGTTTTGGGATATCTTGGCATTTACGCAGCAAGTGTCTAGATTAATGGTATCTGAAATCAGGACAAGGGCAAGCAATCAGAGTACAGAGACAGCAAGTTGTGCCATTGTAAAATTTTTAGAAATTGAGAATAGCGAAGAATCAAGTAATGGTTGGATGTTGTTGTCTGCATTAAATTTACTTGCAGCTGGTGATACTTCTCTAATACAG GCAATGACTACCGCTTCTGTGCCCTCAACACTGGTGAAATGCCTGTATTTATTTTTTGATTTACCCGAAATGATAGATGACGAAGCTGATCTTACAGATGCAAATAGCGAATTTACTCCAAAGCAACGTAGGATACTATTACAAAAAATATTTGTGCAA TTATTGGTGAGATTATGCAGTCATCCTTACCCAGCGGAAGAACTAGCTCGCAAAGATGATCTTACCTTATTATTCTCAGCAATAACTAGTTGGTGCCCTCACTATAATGTGATGTGGCGTAAAAGCGCAGCAGAAGTATTAATGACTTTGTCTCGTCATGGACTTACCCAAAATGTAGTGAGTTACATTCATA AGAAAGGGTGTATAGCACATTGTGTTGATAATATGCAACGTGTACCTGAGCTGGCACCATTGGAAGTAGTAGAAATGTTTGTCACAGTATTTTGTTTTTTAAAAGACTCTAGCGAAGTCTCGCAGACTCTCCTAGATGATTTTCGCGCTTGTCAAGGATATATCTTCCTATCAGAATTTTTATTAAA ACATGCTCCATCGAGATTGGAGCAAGACAGTAGAGCAGAAGCACAAGATGCAATACGAAACTTGGTTCTGATGTTGGCATCTTTAACCATGTGTGGACATACTGAATTGAAACCTAGTCAAGCTAGTATGGGATCTTTATTTCAAATGCTTGGCTTCACCTTACCACAACCTAGTAACAGAG GCGGAAGTGTTCGAAATATCCAAGCATTTCAAGTATTACAATCAGTCTTTGTGAAGTCTAACTCATCTCTTTTATGTTGCACGATTCTTGACGCAATATCTAGCGTGTATCACAGTGATAATGCCAATTATTTTATACTCGAAGGGCAGAACACATTGTCTCAATTTGCAGAAAAGATTCATTTAAAAAACCGGGAAATACAGGAGAAGTTCTTTCAGCTATTGGAATTTATAGTGTTTCAACTTAATTTCGTGCCTTGTAAAGAACTTATATCTTTATCTATACTACTCAAAACAAATAATTCAACTAGCTGCAGTATATTATGTATGGAAACCCTGCTTAACATATTGAG GCACAACAGTATATTTAAGGATGTGTACCGAGAAGTAGGTATGTTAGAAGTATTTGTTACGTGTCTTCACCGCTATGCAACATTACTTAAAGACAAACAAGCTGCATACAATCAAGGATCAG aatataaaatatgccCAGAGGATGAACGATTGGGTGCCTTAGTAATGGAAGCCTTGACGACATTATTAGCAGCCAATGTTCAAAATGCTAATGTCTTCAGAGAATGTGGTGGTGCACGTTGTGCTCACAATCTTGTACCATACATGGACTGTCGGTACCAAGCACTTGGTATTGTTAGGGAATTGATACTTAGCGCAGGGGGTGATGATGACATGGCTACATTATTGGGTGTTATGCATTCAGCACCTTCTAATGCTTTAATTTTGAAGACACACATACTGAAA TCTTTATTGGCGTGTTTACGGGAATCTCACCGAACCAGGACCGTTTTCCGTAAAGTGGGAGGTTTCGTCTATGTAATGTCTGTTTTAGTGTCTCTGGAGGCTCAGTTGGGCACGCAAAGGGTGGAGGGCACCGAGCCCTgtaatgatataataaaaagAACACCGCAGGAAGAAGCACAATTGTTAACGCTCTTGCACGTTGTATTTCACACAATAAGTACAGCTATGAGATTCGAGCCGGCAAATGCGAAATTTTTTCATCACGAG ATATGCCAGTCGAGTTTATGTGATACTTTGCGGCTTCTCGGTTGTTTCTCCACGCAAACGAAGCTTATGGAGATTGACCTGATACCGACTACAAATTATCATAATATGTTGTTAACGTTATTCACTGGAAGCGTGTTGGAACCTGTGTTTCCAGATCCCATGCCGAAGACATTAGCATACGCGTGTTTATTGCTACGACTTTTGTACGATGTAGCACTGGACTCGTTCGACAAGCCAAATTTGGCAGGCTTAGGCATGAGGTCGCCAAGTCATAAACAAAATAGCGTTGAG CAACAAAAATCGTTTGACTCTCCTGGAAGCGGAAAGAGGAGCGTCTTAAACTCATTAAACCTAAATCCTCCTACTCCAGAGCCAATAGTAGTTCATCCCGGTATAGTTGTTGGGATGTTGCACTTGCTTCCATCGATTTCGGAGGCGTCAAATACTCAAATGGCTTTAGCTTTGCAATTGTACGTGGCTGAAATCATTAAAAGCTTGGTACGCTCGGAGAGGAATCAACAGATAATGTGCGACGCTGGAATGGCGGGCGAATTATTGTCTGTAGGCAGAATTGCTTTGCAGGATGAGACACATCCTTTACATCAACCGCTACAATACATCATAGAAAGATTAGCAGCACAATCTCTAGAACCACGAGATTTGAG AGAGTTCTTGCGATTAGGCGATCCATTGTGTTGCAACTCACTCGATGAGATTGAACCAAATAAACCTAGGGGAGGTCCTGTACCGCTGACACGTATCAAGACTTTAGTATCAATGACAACGCCAAAGGACTTTCGAGCACATGGTTCATGCACTCTGCCACCTTTCGTAGAACTCGATATGAGCGCAGAAGGATTTGCTTGTTTGTACTTACCAAGCGTTGCACCGCAGAGTACAACCCCACCTACGGTGGTGGCTGCTGATAGCAGTGTACTCGGTGGAATTGGTTCAG GGGACAGACTATTTCCTCCGCAGACCGGGCTCACTTACAGTACCTGGATATGCGTTGATAAATTCAGCGATCCTAGAACCGACCCCCATTGCGTACGATTATTGACGTTAGTTCGAATTCCGCAATCAGCAAGAGATCTGATTTGTCTGACTGCAGTCCTTAGTGCTAGAGATAAAGCTATTATTGTATCAACACAGGAAACACCAATGTCGCAAA ACGTAGGCGAATGGGAACCAGAAGGCACCGGTGAGTGCGGGGCAAGAGTTTGGTGTCCTGATTTGCTCCACGAAGGACAATGGCATCATATAGCCATAGTACTGAACCGTGCTGTATTAAAAAACTCGAGCTTTTCGTTATATCTGGATGGTCAACATATTCACAGTCAAAAGCTTCATTACATCACGCAAGTTCCTGGAGGAGGAGTAGCTAATTTGACTGTAGCATCACCGGTTTATGGATACATAGGTACACCGCCTTGTTGGCGACGATATTCCCGATTAGCCTGGAAGCAAGGGCCGTGTCACTTGGTGGAAGAGGTCTTTAATTCACAGAGCATAGCAACGCTGTTTAAATTGGGACCGCATTATATGGGCAGTCTACAATCTCCGCAATTATCAG CACAAGAACCTTTGACGCCTCTCGTTGCGGAAGAGAAAGTTGTGTTTGGATTGAATGCTAAAGCGATGTCGCAATTAACGTTAGCTAAAATTAGAAAAGTCTACAGTCGGGCCGATAATAAATCAATTGCTAAACAG CTTGGGATGTCGTCACACGAAAATGCTACGCCAATTAGAGTCCTTCATAATTCTTCAGGACACCTTAGTGGTCCAGCAAGGGCGCTAGGAGGCGTGGTTGTTGGTTACCTTGGCGTTCGAGTTTTTAGTCCTCGACCTGTGGCTACAATGATCGACAATGTCGGAGGATGTTCCGTATTGCTAG GTCTAATAGCCATGGCTCAAGACGTCGAATCCCTGTACGCTGCCGTTAAAGCATTAGTTTGCGTTGTAAGATCGAATCAGGCAGCTCAGCAGGAAATGGATCGTCGAAGAGGCTATCAAACTTTGGCAATGCTGCTACGGAGAAAATGCCCTCTTTTAAACAGTCATATTTTACACTTGACATTCAGTCTTGTAGGCACGGTTGACAGTGGCAGGGAGACGAGCGCGATACCGAATGTTACAGCATTTCAAGATCTCCTTTGTGATTTACAA GTTTGGCACGAAGCACCAGGAGAACTATTAAGATCGCTCTTAGAACATTTGTATGAATTGATAGCAGAGTCGAGCGAGAAGAGGACAAATTTACGTTTGATGAGGGATTTGCAATTAGTGCATAAATTGTTGCACATCTTAAGCGACGTCAAACAAAGTACCACGCGACAGATTTTGCTCGCGTTACTTAGCATTTTATTGAGTCAGCCTAGACAAGCTGATTTGCTCTG GTTTGGTCAATTCATTGTGGCTACATTACCCCAGAGTTCGGAGAAGCATTTAATTCTTCGAGAAAGCGAAGGTAATAAAGAAGGAGAGGGAGAGCATATACTTCTGCGAAACCGTTGCTTGCAGCTCTTACATTCTTTGTTGTTTAATGGACCCAAAGTGAATGTAAA TATGTGTGAAGAACTATCTAAAGTATTAGGCCTAGATTGGATATTACTGTTTCTTCAATCTGGTCTCCACAGTACAACAGTGATATGGGGATTGCGAATATTGGTAGCCGTCTGTTCAGTGCAACCAATATTACAGAAATTTAAAGAAGGAACCAGCAATGGTGGTTGGCTACGACACACGGACCATAATAAAATGGCACTCGCACTTG GTTGTCATCAGCAAATGTCGGGTGGTGAGACTAAACCATCTAGTCTTCATGTACCAGGATTTCAACATTTAGGATGGCTATTGCCACAGCATGTGGACCTCGTACCAGAATTATATTTCCTCTTTATCGCCCTCATGATGGGACAACCTGTTAAATTATTGCCTACCGATTCAAAAGTCATTTTAAAA CTTGACTTGGATAACGTGTGGAACTTCTTGTTCGGTGTACCAGCAAATCACACGCTATCATCTTTTGCGAGTAGAATTAATCTCTGCCCTGAAGCTGTAGTCACTCTGCTGGCCATGGTGCGAACAATGCTTAATAACTACTCAATTAA TCCTGAATCTCTGCCTGACTGGTTAAGTGACTATCCAGTGACAATAATACAGTTCCTGTTCTTCCTGTATCACAACTTCACAGACTTCATGCAAGTGTTCATGTCGGCGGAAGTGCTGGGCGCGTTGGCTGGCGCATTGTTCCCAAAACCTACGAGTTCTAGCCAAGATAGTAGCGGAGCTAGTACTCCGGCAGACGAG CAAGAACCAGTATTAGTGAGATCTCCGTCAAAGGACGTCGGTTTAACAAATCACCCAGCAAAGAAATTCGTCATGGACTTCTTGAGGGTCATTGTGGTAGACTCCCTTTCTCTACCAGTCACTGCAAAGTCTCCGCCAGCCATCGATTTGGTTTTGGAAGCGTGGCCAGAGCATGCGTCCACTGGTCAACAGACGCGTTATCAAACGGAAGTTCTGTCTATCCTAATGGAACACCTGTTGGCTGCGGACGTTCTGATTGGAGAGCAAGCAGCGTTACCAGTAGTTCCAGGGGGTTCAGTCAATAATATCACTAACAATGTGTGCTATGTCGCCGCCAGAATAGTAGACAAACTATGGCAAG GTGCTCTGACGAAAGATCCCCACGAGGTATTCGATTTTATTGTGAAATTAATTGGACAAGCTAAGAGGCGGCCTGGTGCCGTTAACATGGAAGGTTTGCATCATTGTTTGAACAGAACGATTCTGTTCCTGTTATCCCGATCAACGGACTCAATTGCTGATCAAATGGCTGTGTTGGAAGCGTTGCACAAACTCACAACGCATAG ACTGTTGGTCTTTGGCGCTGGTAATCACGAATTGGAATTTATTGGTTGCTTGACTTACTGTCTTTTACAACTTACGGCTGACGTAAAGATCATGCTAGACACAAACTTCAAGACCACGTGGCATTTGAATCCGCAAGTTGAAGCCAGCGACGACAGACTAACGTCGCATCAGGGACACAACTTGATGGCTGTCGCTGCGATGAGAGTTTGGGAAGAGTTATACGTATGTAAGAAACCTGCCATAGAAGAAGTTTTTAAAATAACACTTCCAGCGCCTGTAGGACACGAGCGTGTACCGGAACTGTCTCTGGTAAGGGATCAGCTGAACGAAGCTGCCACCAGGCTTTGGATGAATTACGTTGTTATGGAAAGGAAAGCTTCGTACAGGGTGCCTTGGGAACTGCACAATCAGATACAGTCG AAAATTCAAAAGGTCACTGGAGGCTTAACGAGACTGGCAAGCAGAACGAAAGTGAGGAAAGAGGAGTCTGTGCGTGTTAGATTGCGTTTGCACCAAAATACTGTCGCGCAATGGACAGAGCAACACGTTGCACTAGTACGCGAATTGGCTGCGGCGAAGAGATTGCAATATATACAAACCAATCAGCATACTCAAAGATATGTCTACCAA gaATGGCTGCAAACGGAGACTGAATTAACTAGGGAACGCGGTCTATGGGGTCCACCTACAGCCACTAGGCTGGATAAATGGATGTTAGACATGACTGAGGGCCCATGCAGAATGCGGAAGAAGATGATGAAGAACGAGCTGTTTTACATACATTATCCTTACCGACCTGAATTAGAGCATCCCGATAAC AAACAATTGAAGTACAAAGTTGCGACGAGCACGGACAGCAAAGAGTATTACTTGAAACAACTTGGCAATTCTTCGGGTATGTTTGAACGTGAACGAGATCCTGTTATCGATGACACCCCGTTGAACGTTAATGAGGCTTCCACGGAAAGCGAACCTCCCATGGTGCCCTGCACATTAGAACGTCACGCCAGTGAACCCGACGAAGTGACAGAAGATAACGAACAGGAGGAGGAAAATAATCAGACTGTTCCAGACAATCAAACTTTGATACGACTATTAGAGGAACACGAAAAG ATAAGTCACATGTTCAGGTGCGCTAGGATTCAAGGTTTAGACACAACGGAAGGTCTATTACTGTTTGGAAAAGAACACTTCTATGTGATTGACGGATTTACACTATTGAAATCCAGAGAAATTAGAGACATCGAGAGTTTGCCAGAAGCTTATGAACCTATCTTGCCCTCACCTGGGTCTCCTAGAAGGTCTAGAGCGATGAGGCAGTGCTCGAAGTTCAATTATGAAGATATTAG GGAGGTACATAAAAGAAGATACTTGTTGCAACCGATGGCACTAGAAGTGTTTAGCGGGGACGGTAGGAACTATTTGTTAGCTTTCCCACTTAAAGTGAGGAATAAGGTCTATCAGAGATTTATGACATTCGCAACAGCAATAGCTGATAGTGCACAGCAATCAGTGGCTGGTCAAAGGAGAACTGCTAACGTGGAACAGGCTACAGGCCTACTTTCAAATCTAATCGGTGAAACCTCGGTTACCCAACGATGGGTG AGGGGCGAAATATCGAATTTCCAATACTTGATGCATCTGAACACTTTGGCTGGTCGCAGTTATAACGATTTGATGCAGTATCCAATATTTCCATGGATATTGGCCGACTATGATAGCGAAGAATTGGACTTGACTGATCCAGTGACGTTTAGGGACTTCGGTAAACCCATGGGCGCGCAGAGCCCAGAACGATTACTGCAGTTCAAGAAAAG ATATAAAGAATGGGATGATCCGCACGGTGAAACTCCGCCTTATCATTATGGAACACATTACTCTTCCGCCATGATAGTATGTTCCTATTTGGTGAGGATGGAACCTTTTACACAACATTTTCTCAGGCTACAG GGTGGACATTTTGATTTGGCAGACAGAATGTTTAATAGCATAAAGGAGGCTTGGCTATCAGCTTCTAAACATAACATGGCCGATGTAAAAGAGCTTATACCAGAATTCTTCTATCTCCCAGAATTTCTTGTTAATTCGAATCATTTTGACTTAG GTTCTAAACAAAGTGGTGTACAATTGGGAGATATTGTACTTCCACCATGGGCTAAGCAGGATCCCCGGGAATTCATACGTGTGCATCGACTTGCACTGGAATGCGATTATGTGTCACAACATTTGCATCAATGGATCGATTTAATATTTGGTTGCAAACAAAATGGTCCCGCTGCGGTTGAAGCAGTGAACGTGTTCCATCACTTATTCTACGAAGGCAACGTTGACATTTACAA TATCGATGATCCCCTGAAAAAGAACGCAACAATTGGATTCATCAACAATTTTGGTCAGATACCGAAGCAATTGTTCAAAAAACCGCATCCGGCTAAAAAGATGACTCAGCGAACCAGTGTCATTGATCCTGGACCAATTACTCCAGGCTTAAGTATCACCACATCCGATAAATTGTTCTTCCACAACCTTGACAATTTGAAACCATCGTTGCAGCCTATCAAAG AATTGAAAGGCCCTGTCGGCCAAATACTCCACGTGGACAAAGCAGTGTTGGCTGTCGAACAAAACAAGACGCTGATTCCGCCGTCGTACAACAAATACGTTGCATGGGGTTTTGCAGATCACTCGCTCAGAATAGGGAATTATGATAGCGACAAAGCGATGTTCGTTTGCGAGGCCATGATGCAGAGTAGCGGGGAGATAGTTGCTTGTGTTTGTCCGTCTTCCAAACTGATAGTAACCGCTGGCACAAGCTCC GTTGTAACCGTTTGGGAGTATACCAAGAGGCAACTGTCCATTAAACAGTGTCTCTATGGTCACACCGACGCTGTCACGTGTTTGTCATCCAGCCCAGCTTACAACGTGATAGTATCGGGATCTCGAGACGGTACGGCGATTATATGGGACTTGTCTCGGTGCTTGTTTGTCCGTCAATTAAGAGGACACGCGGGTCCCGTGGCTGCGGTAGCTATAAACGAATTAACA GGAGACATAGCAACTTGTGCAGCCACATGGCTACACGTGTGGAGCATAAACGGCGAGGAATTAGCTAGTGTGAACACATGTGTTGGCAGAGCTGATAGAATGCAACAAATTTTATGCGTAGCTTTTAGCCAGACACATGAATGGGACTCGCAGAATGTTATAATGACAGGTTCGACAGACGGTGTAGCTCGT ATGTGGTCAATGGATTACGTGCAAGTGCCTGCAGAGGAGGATAAGCCAGAGGAAGTCACTGCTACCAAAGAAAAGAACACAAAGTCCAGCAAGGCTGAGAATCAAAGTGAAAGCACCAAGAAACGAGTACACGAACTGGTTAAGCAAATGAGTATATCTCAGGAAGGTTCAG GTATGCTCGCGAAAAGTGGATCAGAAAGTAGTCTCTCAGAGGCAGAAACATCGAAAGAAGCTTTGAGATTGCACGAGGAGAAGGAAGAATGCTCGGACAACGAGTCGAGCAATGGTTCTAGCAACAAACCATCGCCACAGAATAACAGCACACATACTGTCGTTCTCCGAAGAAAAAGTCGCGGAAATCCTATGTTTAGAAAGAGCGAGGGTGGAGGTCGTGCAGACAGTGAGGGTACACAAACTAG CGAATTATCTAGCACTACTGGAGGGGATTCTGAGGGCGCCCTGCGAGCCAGTAAAAGCGATACAAGCTTGACGGACAGCTTTGTGATGGTCACAGAAGCTGACACTAAGCCTAAGAGGATTAATCCACAGAACGTCTTAAGAGATGGTTTCAAGTGGCAGCGGCAATTAGTGTTTAGAAGTAAATTAACAATGCACACTGCATATGATCGGAAGGACAACGCAGAACCGGCGTCTATAACGGCCCTCGCAGTTTCGAG AGATCACAGAACAGTGTACGTAGGAGACACAAGAGGAAGGGTGTTTTCGTGGAGCGTGTGCGAGCAACCGGGTCGCACAGTTGCCGATCACTGGCTAAAGGATGAAGGCGCCGACTCTTGCGTTGGTTGCGGAGTTAGATTTAATCTGTACGAGAGAAGACACCACTGTCGCAATTGTGGACAAGTGTTTTGTTCAAA ATGCAGCCGATTCGAATCGAAAATCTCGAGGCTAGGAATACTGAAGCCTGTTAGAGTGTGTCAGGGTTGTTATTCGTCACTGCGCTCCCAGCTGTCCGCCGAGAGCAGCACCTAA